A genomic region of Drosophila kikkawai strain 14028-0561.14 chromosome X, DkikHiC1v2, whole genome shotgun sequence contains the following coding sequences:
- the obst-A gene encoding protein obstructor-E, translating to MKLFLCAIAVTLCVATTVSGANSNNYECPKPNGQFADEVQCDKFWVCDEGVAKAKLCPDGLVFDPLNRKINKCDQPFNVDCEDRTELQEPKSSKYCPRKNGFFAHPDPAVCNIFYNCIEGDALETKCTVGLHFDEYSGTCVWPDTAKREGCNPEQRTSETGFVCPKDQPKTDDRGQVVTHPKYPHPTDCQKFYVCLNGEDPRDLGCQLGEVYNDATEMCDAPENVPGCEDWYKDVDDKKD from the exons ATGAAGTTGTTTTTATGTGCCATTGCCGTGACGCTATGTGTGGCAACAA CCGTGTCCGGtgccaacagcaacaactatgAGTGCCCCAAACCCAACGGCCAGTTCGCCGACGAGGTGCAGTGCGACAAGTTCTGGGTGTGCGACGAGGGCGTGGCCAAGGCGAAGCTCTGTCCCGACGGCCTGGTCTTCGATCCCCTCAACCGCAAGATCAACAAGTGCGACCAGCCCTTCAATGTCGACTGCGAGGACCGCACGGAGTTGC AGGAACCCAAATCCAGCAAGTACTGCCCCCGCAAGAACGGTTTCTTCGCCCATCCCGATCCCGCCGTATGCAACATCTTCTACAACTGTATCGAGGGCGATGCCCTGGAAACCAAGTGCACCGTGGGCCTGCATTTCGATGAGTACTCGGGCACCTGTGTGTGGCCCGACACCGCCAAGCGTGAGGGTTGCAATCCAGAGCAGA GAACCTCAGAGACCGGCTTTGTGTGCCCCAAGGATCAGCCAAAGACCGACGATCGCGGCCAGGTGGTGACCCATCCCAAGTACCCGCATCCCACCGATTGCCAGAAGTTCTATGTGTGCCTGAACGGTGAGGATCCGCGCGATCTGGGCTGCCAACTGGGCGAGGTCTACAACGATGCCACCGAAATGTGTGATGCCCCAGAGAATGTGCCCGGCTGTGAGGATTGGTACAAGGATGTGGATGACAAGAAGGACTAA
- the Peritrophin-A gene encoding protein obstructor-E yields the protein MQRLQLCSVLVLAACLASGHALAVGSPECPEKYGEQAYAHTENCDQFFLCTNGTLTLETCENGLLFDGKGAVHNHCNYNWAVDCKGRQWDPTPISTPGCEYQFGLYAVSKDCSTTYIKCAHGEPHEQDCDAGLAYDERIHGCNWPDQLLDHCNPEAVVGFKCPTKVDPNSVAARFWPFPRFPVSGDCHRLITCVEGHPRLISCGEDKVFDEHTLTCEEPEYASGGCANYGK from the exons ATGCAGCGACTTCAACTGTGCAGTGTCCTAGTCCTGGCAGCCTGCTTAGCCAGCG GACATGCCCTGGCCGTAGGCTCTCCGGAATGCCCGGAGAAGTACGGCGAACAGGCATATGCCCACACGGAGAACTGCGATCAGTTCTTCCTCTGTACCAACGGCACCCTGACCCTGGAGACCTGCGAGAACGGGCTGCTCTTTGACGGCAAGGGTGCGGTGCACAATCACTGCAACTACAACTGGGCGGTGGACTGCAAGGGTCGCCAGTGGGATC CCACTCCCATCTCGACGCCCGGCTGCGAATACCAGTTCGGTCTGTATGCGGTGTCCAAGGACTGTTCCACGACGTACATCAAGTGCGCCCACGGAGAGCCCCATGAGCAGGACTGCGATGCCGGATTGGCCTACGACGAACGCATCCATGGCTGCAACTGGCCGGATCAGCTTCTGGACCATTGCAATCCCGAAG CTGTTGTTGGCTTCAAGTGCCCCACCAAGGTGGATCCCAATTCGGTGGCCGCCCGCTTCTGGCCCTTCCCCCGCTTCCCCGTCTCCGGCGACTGCCACCGCCTGATCACCTGCGTCGAGGGACATCCCCGTCTGATTAGCTGCGGCGAGGACAAGGTCTTCGACGAGCACACGCTCACCTGTGAGGAGCCCGAGTATGCCAGCGGCGGCTGTGCCAACTACGGCAAATAG
- the LOC108074161 gene encoding uncharacterized protein — MDPDWQNSLTEMKDRGQYLLHSEKWADCRFLVGSVPNQRLIAGHKLLLAMASPVFERMFYGHLPDKTDPIVIPDVQPEAFEAMLEYIYTDRITIGSFDKACELCYVAKKYMLPHVVTRCTHFLWADLSPKNACRAYEFAKLFDEPRLMQSSMDLIAANTREVLSDPSFLDIEVSTLMAILDQNRLNIDSELDLFNCLLKFASERGILNESDGGQEDAGDRDGEARIAKESPNDSGGHVMVEVIKMEPDVAAMVQHMHQDDEGDSFETDAGMASTSTSAAAAAAAAAAAAAAANAAAATVPATASVSGSPPLDVAAGSDDLVIIDSDASGDAAANMINIMDAQRTILDGAMLRQAVKKIRFLTMTPQQFAEGPARSKLLQQHEALAILIKISSPTLNDCHMPEGFCVSRSTRNFYESGHRHGQRELPSSSYRHAGPGLAPAGVCFPIPGPAVRSGGGGGGGGGGGGLIMGNAPRFGSISAGFGFGGEDLAMRAPEPVGVVPEPAPAPASLRCFGDAYDGGAAAPASANDNEGNGGGGGGGPAAPGSAAAGGAGSAAGNSHNDMVRAYCLRSLARQFDFRNTSVTDAGVTFQVDTNIWILGVQVPTRVLCGELMTSAGFTERYTEVLYAHIQDMHGSRITYTHCTARVRYDSLLDITFDRPVYIYRNQIYKIYVVFNKTGWYPMYSCVPDANCNRVKFMFNVGNPTESVRDGLIYAIIFSTPQDHNRHLVD, encoded by the coding sequence ATGGATCCCGACTGGCAGAACAGTCTGACCGAGATGAAGGACCGCGGCCAGTATCTGCTCCACTCGGAGAAGTGGGCCGACTGCCGGTTCCTGGTGGGCTCGGTGCCGAACCAGCGTCTAATCGCCGGCCAcaagctgctgctggccatggCCTCGCCGGTGTTTGAGCGCATGTTCTACGGCCATTTGCCGGACAAGACTGACCCCATCGTGATACCGGACGTGCAGCCAGAGGCTTTCGAGGCGATGCTGGAGTACATCTACACGGACCGCATCACCATCGGCAGCTTCGACAAGGCCTGCGAGCTGTGCTATGTGGCCAAGAAGTATATGCTCCCGCACGTCGTCACGCGATGCACGCACTTCCTCTGGGCGGACCTTAGTCCGAAGAACGCCTGCCGCGCCTACGAGTTCGCCAAGCTGTTCGACGAGCCGCGCCTGATGCAGAGCAGCATGGACCTAATTGCGGCCAATACTCGCGAGGTGCTCTCCGATCCCAGCTTCCTGGACATCGAGGTCTCAACCCTGATGGCCATTCTCGACCAAAACCGTCTCAATATCGACTCTGAGCTGGATCTGTTCAACTGCCTGCTCAAGTTCGCCAGCGAGCGGGGCATCCTGAACGAGAGCGACGGCGGGCAGGAGGATGCCGGCGACCGGGACGGCGAGGCCAGGATAGCGAAAGAGTCACCCAATGATTCTGGCGGACATGTGATGGTTGAGGTGATCAAGATGGAGCCCGATGTAGCGGCCATGGTGCAACACATGCATCAGGACGATGAGGGCGACAGCTTTGAGACGGACGCCGGCATggcttccacttccacttcggcggctgccgcagccgctgccgctgctgctgctgcagctgcagctaatgccgccgccgccactgtCCCTGCAACTGCCTCTGTCTCTGGCTCGCCGCCCCTGGATGTGGCAGCCGGCTCCGATGACCTGGTTATCATCGATAGCGACGCTTCCGGCGATGCCGCTGCCAATATGATCAACATTATGGACGCCCAGCGTACCATTCTCGATGGCGCCATGCTGCGCCAGGCAGTGAAGAAGATCCGCTTCCTTACTATGACGCCGCAGCAGTTTGCCGAAGGACCGGCACGCTCCAAGCTACTCCAGCAGCACGAAGCCCTAGCCATCCTTATCAAGATCTCCAGCCCCACGCTCAATGACTGCCACATGCCCGAGGGCTTCTGCGTCTCGCGCAGCACCCGCAATTTCTACGAGTCGGGGCACCGGCATGGCCAGCGGGAGCTGCCCTCCTCCTCGTACCGTCACGCTGGCCCTGGACTTGCCCCGGCCGGAGTTTGCTTTCCGATCCCGGGACCGGCAGTACGTAGTGGAGGgggaggcggcggtggcggtggcggaggAGGATTGATAATGGGCAATGCACCGCGCTTTGGATCCATCAGCGCTGGATTCGGCTTCGGTGGCGAAGACTTGGCCATGCGTGCCCCAGAACCCGTAGGCGTGGTGCCAGAGCCTGCGCCAGCGCCTGCCTCACTACGCTGCTTTGGCGATGCCTACGATGGCGGAGCAGCTGCCCCGGCGTCCGCCAATGATAACGAGGGcaatggaggaggaggcggcggcggtccGGCCGCACCTGGATCGGCTGCAGCTGGAGGGGCTGGTTCCGCCGCTGGAAACTCGCACAACGACATGGTGCGCGCTTACTGCCTGCGCTCCTTGGCCCGCCAGTTTGACTTCCGCAACACGAGCGTAACGGATGCAGGCGTTACCTTCCAGGTGGACACCAATATATGGATCCTTGGCGTACAGGTGCCCACGCGAGTTCTGTGCGGCGAGCTGATGACCTCCGCCGGCTTCACGGAGCGCTACACGGAGGTGCTGTACGCGCACATCCAGGACATGCACGGCTCGCGGATAACGTACACCCATTGCACAGCCCGCGTACGCTACGACTCGCTGCTGGACATCACCTTCGACCGGCCCGTGTACATCTACCGCAACCAGATCTATAAGATTTATGTGGTGTTCAACAAGACCGGCTGGTATCCCATGTACTCGTGCGTGCCCGACGCCAACTGTAACCGCGTCAAGTTCATGTTCAACGTGGGCAATCCCACGGAGTCTGTGCGCGACGGCCTCATCTATGCGATTATCTTCTCCACTCCGCAGGACCACAACCGCCACCTGGTGGACTGA
- the LOC108074162 gene encoding uncharacterized protein produces MQKLKKKTKRSAVPVDMEVEDEPQAEGSNEPQAEDSDEPQAEGSDDDDEMDLTNFKVSSKSSSSGSTKKRKKGIIYISNIPKHMNVTRLREILGDFGKIGRVYLQPEKQSSEKAKKNKRKRYNIHFTEGWVEFESKRVAKQIVPLLNNKQISTRKKSQFYDSLWSMKYLPRFKWVHLTERMNYEQAVHKQRLHTEVSQARKETTFFQNNLDKSEFLNKQAKKAKKEEKRAAGKGD; encoded by the exons ATgcagaaattaaaaaagaaaacaaagcgTTCTGCGGTTCCAGTCGATATGGAAGTGGAGGATGAACCACAGGCAGAGGGCTCCAATGAACCACAGGCCGAGGACTCGGATGAGCCACAAGCAGAAGGCTCGGATGACGACGATGAAATGGATCTGACTAACTTCAAAGTCAGCTCCAAGAGCTCCTCGTCGGGCTCCACCAAAAAACGCAAGAAGGGCATTATTTACATATCCAATATACCCAAGCACATGAATGTGACTCGCTTGAGGGAAATTCTGGGGGACTTTGGAAAAATCGGCAGGGTGTATCTGCAGCCGGAAAAACAATCAA GCGAAAAGGCCAAGAAGAACAAACGGAAGCGCTACAACATCCACTTCACCGAGGGCTGGGTGGAGTTCGAGTCGAAGAGGGTGGCCAAGCAGATTGTCCCCCTGCTGAACAACAAGCAGATCTCCACGAGAAAGAAGTCACAGTTCTACGATTCGCTGTGGAGCATGAAGTACTTGCCGCGCTTCAAGTGGGTGCACCTCACCGAACGCATGAACTACGAGCAGGCAGTGCACAAGCAGCGCCTTCACACAGAGGTCTCCCAGGCGCGCAAGGAGACCACTTTCTTCCAGAACAATCTGGACAAGAGCGAGTTTCTCAATAAGCAGGCCAAGAAGGCCAAAAAGGAGGAGAAGAGAGCAGCTGGCAAAGGCGactga
- the APC4 gene encoding anaphase-promoting complex subunit 4, with protein MSQTSSMKLLGARNMSCIVERMEWNNKMDLIAYGTEKGEVIIQRLNWQKIVTFPTPGEDVRVRSLSWQMDETLLAVGYSNGKVALLDAESETIISGLIYEDDIKKVYFSKAINSQENLGTYTCNAKDKHRRFLPKLQPLTNIDPCLKTLDQKSFPKGSPCFLVVIMRSGKVHLLLLGALQAGSIDLTQHILHPEQFDVYDVRLSGDFNGIYALLRDGQELKVLHFHNQVLQECMAPMLELATHCAHILETKNYINDTQQCLTEAWETVQIEMDNKLTKYANSQPYGLISAHFLELHVFGFATLEVEEFLFETLSEKGFKKIANSVDLSLSNLQSLVFKQLNGSAINMFYFLNTIAGFGRMSHFFESLISPDVANEAMRACGAFVLKVHELQRTIDTLVYDMKLFHAWMIFTILRLSHQEIPDDLVLTEDENIAMADFLCAMEPENDDRSDDEDEDANILSATPPPARSKFNLERVGQYLDNTFLSQPYPKDPGQLWEEMVAENDCLNSCNLFVPHDKNLSLIQQRDKMFNAIDAVFHKPTESISGSFKLASAIICGDLPPMEPGEGLKDRDFVTSSYYVNESSRCDMLACTVSWQEAMILEISRTGDCLVRCTRVQLQPGIFTAPLHEDYYHLRFVDLQFYNESSLSMLAQTTTSVPGIRPHSYFVQFSLSAARNQCTQHQMGQVVKLKDATVTHSIHDIADGAAFKGLDGVCEMLAISGSRKVATVLSDRKRKMTIFEMEIEEEEDDTEMSQASFLEISKDSVLDKTET; from the exons ATGTCCCAAACGAGCTCCATGAAGCTGCTGGGCGCCCGCAACATGTCCTGCATTGTGGAGCGCATGGAGTGGAACAACAAGATGGACCTCATAGCCTATGGAACTGAGAAGG GCGAGGTGATCATCCAGCGTCTGAACTGGCAAAAGATCGTCACATTTCCCACGCCCGGCGAGGATGTGCGTGTGCGCTCGCTCAGCTGGCAAATGGACGAGACCCTGCTGGCCGTTGGCTACAGCAATGGCAAGGTTGCGCTGTTGGACGCCGAGAGCGAGACGATTATCTCGGGACTGATCTACGAGGACGACATCAAGAAGGTTTACTTTAGCAAGGCCATTAATTCACAGGAGAACCTAG GCACCTACACCTGTAATGCCAAGGACAAGCACCGAAGGTTCCTGCCCAAGCTACAGCCACTGACCAATATCGATCCCTGCCTTAAAACACTTGACCAGAAGTCCTTCCCAAAGGGATCGCCATGCTTTCTGGTTGTCATAATGCGCAGCGGCAAGGTGCACCTCTTGCTACTGGGAGCTCTGCAAGCCGGCAGCATCGATCTTACCCAGCACATCCTTCATCCGGAGCAGTTCGATGTGTATGACGTGCGACTGAGCGGTGACTTCAATGGCATTTATGCCTTGCTGAGGGACGGACAGGAGCTCAAGGTGCTGCACTTTCACAACCAGGTGCTGCAGGAGTGCATGGCGCCCATGCTGGAGCTGGCCACCCACTGTGCGCATATTCTGGAGACCAAGAA CTACATCAACGACACGCAGCAGTGCTTGACGGAGGCCTGGGAAACGGTTCAGATCGAAATGGACAACAAACTCACAAAGTATGCCAACTCCCAGCCATACGGCCTGATCTCGGCTCACTTTCTGGAGCTGCACGTATTCGGATTCGCCACATTGGAGGTTGAGGAGTTTCTCTTCGA AACGCTGTCGGAGAAGGGCTTTAAGAAGATTGCCAACTCGGTGGACCTCAGCCTGAGCAACCTGCAGAGTCTGGTGTTCAAGCAGCTAAACGGATCGGCCATTAACATGTTCTACTTCCTCAATACGATCGCGGGATTCGGTCGCATGTCACACTTCTTTGAG TCCCTCATCTCGCCGGATGTGGCCAATGAGGCGATGAGGGCATGCGGAGCCTTTGTGCTAAAAGTCCACGAACTGCAGCGAACTATCGACACGTTGGTGTACGATATGAAGCTCTTCCACGCCTGGATGATCTTTACAATACTCCGTCTTTCCCACCAAGAGATTCCCGATGATCTGGTCCTCACCGAGGATGAGAACATTGCCATGGCCGACTTTCTGTGCGCCATGGAACCGGAGAACGATGATCGCAGCGACGACGAGGATGAAGATGCCAATATACTTTCTGCCACACCGCCACCGGCACGCAGTAAATTTAACCTGGAGCGCGTGGGTCAGTATCTGGATAATACGTTCTTGTCGCAGCCATATCCCAAAGATCCTGGCCAGCTGTGGGAGGAAATGGTGGCCGAGAACGATTGCTTGAACAGCTGCAACTTGTTCGTGCCCCATGACAAGAATCTCTCGCTGATACAGCAACGGGACAAGATGTTCAATGCCATCGATGCGGTGTTCCACAAGCCCACAGAGAGCATTAGTGGCAGCTTCAAGCTGGCCTCGGCGATAATATGCGGTGATCTGCCACCCATGGAGCCCGGAGAGGGACTAAAGGACCGTGATTTTGTGACCAGTAGCTATTATGTTAACGAATCCTCTCGCTGTGATATGTTGGCGTGCACCGTTAGCTGGCAGGAGGCCATGATCCTGGAGATCAGTCGCACAGGCGATTGCCTGGTGCGGTGCACGAGGGTTCAATTGCAACCCGGCATCTTTACGGCCCCCCTACATGAGGACTACTATCACCTGCGCTTTGTTGACCTTCAGTTCTACAACGAGTCCTCGCTCTCGATGCTGGCCCAGACCACAACCTCCGTTCCCGGCATCCGGCCGCATAGCTACTTTGTGCAATTCTCGTTGAGCGCAGCGAGAAATCAATGCACCCAGCACCAGATGGGGCAGGTGGTCAAGCTGAAGGATGCCACCGTCACGCACAGCATACACGATATTGCCGATGGCGCCGCCTTCAAGGGATTGGATGGGGTGTGCGAGATGCTTGCCATTTCGGGCAGCAGAAAGGTGGCCACTGTGCTATCGGATCGGAAGCGTAAGATGACCATTTTCGAGATGGAaatcgaggaggaggaggacgacaCCGAGATGTCGCAGGCCTCGTTTCTAGAGATTAGCAAGGATTCGGTGCTGGACAAAACAGAGACGTAG
- the HP1b gene encoding chromobox protein homolog 3 has protein sequence MAEFSVERVEDKRTVNGRTEYYLKWKGYPRSENTWEPVENLDCPDLIANFEESLKNNKKETKKRITTSSTPESIRSKRKSFLEDDTDDQKKMIGFERGLEPSKILGATDSSGHLMFLMKWKGSDHADLVPAKLANIRCPQVVIQFYEERLTWHTGNGNGNGSSGGNTGLGSGSGAGSGGDTGPGSVGTPGGSTAEGGDDEEPASPSGSISQDQETAKPEESSELGNGEADD, from the coding sequence ATGGCGGAATTTTCGGTCGAGCGCGTAGAGGACAAGCGGACGGTAAACGGACGGACGGAGTACTACCTGAAATGGAAGGGGTACCCGCGCAGCGAGAACACTTGGGAACCGGTGGAGAATCTGGACTGCCCGGATTTGATTGCAAACTTCGAGGAGTCGTTGAAGAACAACAAGAAGGAGACAAAGAAGCGCATCACAACGTCATCCACGCCCGAGTCCATCCGCAGCAAGCGCAAGAGCTTCCTCGAGGACGATACCGATGACCAGAAGAAAATGATCGGCTTTGAGCGCGGCTTGGAGCCGTCAAAGATTTTGGGCGCCACCGACTCGTCCGGCCACCTCATGTTCCTCATGAAATGGAAGGGCAGCGACCACGCCGACTTGGTGCCAGCCAAGCTGGCCAATATTCGATGTCCCCAGGTGGTCATTCAGTTCTACGAGGAGCGCCTGACCTGGCATACGGGCAACGGAAATGGTAATGGCAGCTCCGGCGGCAACACCGGCCTTGGCTCGGGCTCTGGCGCCGGTAGCGGCGGTGACACTGGTCCTGGAAGTGTTGGCACACCCGGAGGCAGCACGGCCGAAGGCGGTGATGACGAAGAGCCAGCCAGTCCCTCCGGAAGCATCAGCCAGGACCAAGAGACCGCCAAGCCTGAGGAGAGCAGCGAGTTGGGCAACGGCGAGGCCGATGACTAG